The DNA sequence TGCTTGACAATCGAGGTTTTGGAGAGTGGACGGGCCCGTACGTGGGTGGGCACTACGTCCCACCCGCAGTGGCGACTTCGGTCGCCCAACGGGTTTCAACGTAGATTCCGAACGAAACGGTTCTGAAAAGAACGTGCGTTCGAGCAGAGCCATCAAGCTTATCTAAACGGAGAGTTTGATCCTGGCTCAGGACGAACGCTGGCGGCGTGCTTAACACATGCAAGTCGAACGAGGACGGGAGCTTGCTCCCGAGCCGAGTGGCGGACTGGTGAGTAACACGTGACCAACCTGTCTCGAGGAGAGGGACAACCTGGGGAAACTCGGGCTAATACCGCATGATATCCGAGCCTCGCATGGGGTTCGGCTCAAAGAGGGCCTCTGCTTGCATGCTCTCGCCACGAGAGGGGGTCGCGGCGTATCAGCTTGTTGGTGAGGTAACGGCTCACCAAGGCGACGACGCGTAGCGGGTCTGAGAGGACGACCCGCCACATTGGGACTGAGATACGGCCCAGACTCCTACGGGAGGCAGCAGTGGGGAATATTGCGCAATGGTCGAAAGACTGACGCAGCGACGCCGCGTGTGGGAGGCAGCCCTTCGGGGTGTAAACCACTGTCAGGGGGGAAGAATCCCGGGTGCGCAAACAGTTCATCCGGTTGACGGTACCTCCAGAGGAAGCGCCGGCTAACTCCGTGCCAGCAGCCGCGGTAAGACGGAGGGCGCAAGCGTTGTTCGGAATTACTGGGCGTAAAGCGCACGCAGGTGGCTCTTTAAGTCCACTGTGAAACTCCGGGGCTCAACTCCGGACATGCAGTGGATACTGGAGAGCTAGAGACCGGTAGAGGCTAGCGGAATTCCAGGTGTAGCGGTGGAATGCGTAGATATCTGGAAGAACACCAGTGGCGAAGGCGGCTAGCTGGGCCGGTTCTGACACTCATGTGCGAAAGCGTGGGGAGCAAACAGGATTAGATACCCTGGTAGTCCACGCCGTAAACGATGGGCACTAGGTGCCGGACCTCTAGACGGGTTCGGTGCCGTAGCTAACGCATTAAGTGCCCCGCCTGGGGAGTACGGCCGCAAGGTTGAAACTCAAAGGAATTGACGGGGGCCCGCACAAGCGGTGGAGCATGTGGTTTAATTCGAAGCAACGCGAAGAACCTTACCTGGGCTTGACATCTTGGTGAAAGCTCCTGGAAACAGGAGCCCTCCTTCGGGACGCCAGGACAGGTGCTGCATGGCTGTCGTCAGCTCGTGTCGTGAGATGTTGGGTTAAGTCCCGCAACGAGCGCAACCCTCGCCCCATGTTGCCAGCGGTTCGGCCGGGGACTCGTGGGGAACTGCCGGTGATAAACCGGAGGAAGGTGGGGACGACGTCAAGTCATCATGGCCCTTACGCCCAGGGCTACACACGTGCTACAATGGCCGGTACAAAGGGCAGCAAACTCGCGAGAGTGAGCGAATCCCAAAAAGCCGGTCTAAGTTCGGATTGCAGTCTGCAACTCGACTGCATGAAGTCGGAATCGCTAGTAATCGTAGATCAGCTACGCTACGGTGAATACGTTCCCGGGCCTTGTACACACCGCCCGTCACGCCATGGGAGCCGGGAGTGCCCGAAGTCCGTGACCCAACCCTCGGGAGGGAGCGGCCGAAGGCAAGTTCGGTGACTGGGGCGAAGTCGTAACAAGGTAGCCGTAGGGGAACCTGCGGCTGGATCACCTCCTTTCTGGAGCTCCGAGTAAGGCATTCGCGGATAACGCGGTGTCGGAAAAGACTCTCAGGTCTACCCGTCCACTCTTCCAACCTCGATGATCATAGTGCGAGGCCCACAGCGTTTTGGTTGTGGGCCTCCTGCTTCTTGAAAACACGGGTGAGTTGGGAAAGGGAAGTAGTCGAGCCGAGAGAGAAGTATACGCGGGCACCGAAGGGAAAGTAGAAGTAGGGTGCACGTAGGGCTTGGCGGTGGATCAGGGACGCGAGAGAGACACTCTGGCGGGCGCGCACGCGAGTGTGCGTTGGCCGGATGTTGAGCGTTGCTGGTCAAGCGAAGAAGTGCACAGGGTGGATGCCTAGGCACGAACCGGCGAAGAAGGACGTGGCAAGCTGCGAAAAGCCTCGGGGAGTTGCACGCGAGCGTTGATCCGGGGATGTCCGAATGGGGAAACCTGGCGGGGTGAGAGCCTCGTCGACCGTGAAAGCGGTAGCCAACCCAGGGAACTGAAACATCTCAGTACCTGGAGGAAGAGAAATCAAACGAGATTCCCTGAGTAGTGGCGAGCGAAAGGGGAAGAGCCTAAACCGTGTTCAGCGATGGATGCGGGGTTGTGGGGCCTGACGTAGGGGAGTAGAAAGGGTAGCGGAACGCGCCTGGAACGGCGGACCGTAGAGGGTGAAAGTCCCGTATGCGAAACCCGAGTACACGACCTGGTGAGGTACCCGAGTAGGCCGGGGCACGAGGAATCCCGGTTGAATCTGGGGGGACCATCCTCCAAGGCTAAATACGAGTTCGTGACCGATAGTGGAGAGTACCGTGAGGGAACGGTGAAAAGCACGCCTGACGGCGAGTGAAATAGATCCTGAAACCGTGTGCATACAAGCGGTAGGAGCCTGGCTACATCCTTCGGGGTGTGGATGGGTGACTGCGTGCCTTTTGCATTATGATCCGGCGAGTTGCTCCTCACGTGCGAGGTTAAGGCCTTCAGGGCCGGAGCCGAAGCGAAAGCGAGTCTGAATAGGGCGAATGAGTACGTGGGGGCAGACCCGAAACCGACGCGATCTATCCATGGCCAGGGTGAAGCCGGGGTAACACCTGGTGGAGGCCCGAACCGGTGTGGGTTGAAAACTGCTCGGATGAGCTGTGGATAGGGGTGAAAGGCCAATCAAGCTCGGAGATAGCTGGTTCTCCCCGAAATATATTTTGGTATAGCCTCGGGAAATGATCTGCGGGAGGTAGAGCACTGCATGGGTTAGGGGCCTTACCCGGTTACCGACCCCAAGCAAACTCCGAATGCCCGTCAGAGGACACCCGGGAGGCAGTGGGCGAGCGATAATGTCCGTCCGCGAGAGGGAAAGAACCCAGACCGTCAGCTAAGGTCCCAGAGTGTGTGCTAAGTGAGAAAGGATGTGGATTTGCGCAGACAACTAGGAGGTTGGCTTAGAAGCAGCCATGCCTTGAAAGAGTGCGTAATAGCTCACTAGTCAAGTGAATCCGCGCCGATAATGGTCGGGACTCAAGCACACCACCGAAGCTACGGATGTGGGCCACTCTTCGGAGTGGAGACATGGTAGGGGAGCGTTCCCTGGGCCTAGAAGCCCCCTCGAGAGAGCAGGGGTGGAGCGCAGGGAAGTGAGGATGCCGGAATGAGTACGCGAGAAACAAGGTGAGAATCCTTGTCACCGAAAGCCTAAGGGTTCCGGAGCCAGGCTGGTCCGCTCCGGGTTAGTCGGCCCCTAAGCCGAGGCCGAAAGGCGTAGGCGATGGGAAACAGGTCAATATTCCTGTACCTGGTGTAGTGCGTTCGACCCTGAGGGGGGACGCGGGAGTGAAAAGACCGTCGGGTGGTGGAGTATCCGATGCAAGGTGGTAGGCGATGGTGGGGGATAAAAGACCCGCTTAGCCGAGCGCCGATGCCGAAGGGGCCTTCGGGCCCCGCCAAGGGTCTGTAATCATGCCGCCGAGAAAAGCCTCGCAGGGGAGTAGTGCATCAGACCGTACCGCAAACGGACACACGTAGGCGAGGCGAGAAGCCTAAGGTGCTCGAGTGATCCGCGGAGAAGGAACTCGGCAAAATGTCCCCGTAACTTCGGAAGAAGGGGAGCCTGCAGTAGGTGAACCACGATGCGTGGGGAGCTGAGACAGGCCGCAGAGAATCGGCCCAAGCGACTGTTTAGCAAAAACACAGGTGTCTGCGAAGTCGACGAGACGACGTATAGGCACTGACGCCTGCCCGGTGCCGGAAGGTTAAAGGGAGGGGTTAGGGGAAACCCGAAGCTCTGAACTGAAGCCCCGGTAAACGGCGGCCGTAACTATAACGGTCCTAAGGTAGCGAAATTCCTTGTCGGGTAAGTTCCGACCTGCACGAATGGCGTAACGACTTGGGCGCTGTCTCCTCCGCGAGCTCGGCGAAATTGGAGTCTCGGTGAGGATACCGAGTACCCGCGACAGGACAAAAAGACCCCGTGCACCTTTACTATACCCTGCCATTGGGTCTTGGCTTTGCACGTGTAGGATAGGTGGGAGACTATGAGCCGGCCTCGCCAGGGGTCGGGGAGTCATTGGTGAAATACCACCCTTACAATGTTGAGGCTCTAACCCAGGGGAGTGAATCCTCCTCGGGGACCGTGGCAGGTGGGTAGTTTGACTGGGGCGGTCGCCTCCCAAACAGTAACGGAGGCGCGCAAAGGTTCCCTCAGCGCGGTCGGTAATCGCGCGACGAGTGTAAAGGCAGAAGGGAGCTTGACTGCGAGATCGACAGATCGAGCAGGTGCGAAAGCAGGCCTTAGTGATCCGGCGGTTCTGAATGGAAGGGCCGTCGCTCAACGGATAAAAGGTACGCCGGGGATAACAGGCTTATCGCCCCCGAGAGTTCACATCGACGGGGCGGTTTGGCACCTCGATGTCGGCTTATCACATCCTGGGGCTGGAGAAGGTCCCAAGGGTCGGGCTGTTCGCCCGTTAAAGTGGTACATGAGCTGGGTTCAGAACGTCGTGAGACAGTTCGGTCTGTATCCGTCGTGGGCGTTGGAGTGTTGAGAGGAGCCGTCCTTAGTACGAGAGGACCGGGACGGACCGACCCCTCGTGTACCGGTTGTTCCGCCAGGGGCAGCGCCGGGTAGCGACGTCGGGACGGGATAACCGCTGAAAGCATCTAAGTGGGAAGCCCCCTCGAGATGAACACTCCCAGTGTGTAAGCACTCAGAAGGGCCGTGCGAGACGAGCACGTTGATAGGCGGCAGGTGGACGCGGTGTGAGCCGTGAAGCCGAGCCGTACTAATCGCCCGAGAGGCTTGACCGGCACGTTCGACGTCCCTGGGTTCATCCCGGAGTCGTCGAAGCGTGTCACCACCGCAGTAGCACAGCGCAGTCCGGTAGGCGACGGACTGCACGAACGGTAGCGGCTCCACGTGCACCCGCACGCAACGGTCGCCCGCAGCAACTCGGTTCGCTGCTCCCTTTCCCCAACTCGCTCTTGGATCGCTCCGGTGGGCCTGCCTCAGGTGGGTATCCACCAGAACGGTCTGGGGCGTTCAGCCGGGATGCCAGGTAGGGCCCGGATCGACGCCCCAATGGTATGGCGCGCTGCAGCGTGGATGCTGGAGTAGGAAGGCGAGGAGACCGACTGAGACGTACCTGGATGGTACGTCGCAGGGAGGTCCCCGCAGCCTGACGACCTCCAGCGCCACGATCCAGTGCGCGGCACTTGTGGTTGGTGGCGATGGCGTGGGGGTCACACCCGTTCCCATCCCGAACACGGCCGTTAAGCCCCACAGCGCGGATGGTACTGCCGAGGCAGCTCGGTGGGAGAGTACGACGCCGCCAGCCTCATCTCCAGACGCCCCGCGGGCCGACCTCCGGTCCCCGCGGGGCGTCCCCGCTTCTTCCCCCCTTCCCCCTCCAGCCCGCCCGCGGCCTGTGGCGCCGCCTTGACCTGCCGGAAGTCCCGCGGGAACTTCGCTGCCCGCCTATCACGTGTCCCGCACTCCAGACGCACATGCCTACGCTGAGCCCTCCGGTCCGGCCCGATCCAGCGCTGGCTGTGCGCGCGCGAGGCCACTCGCGGTGAGCAAGGCCGGCTTCGTGGCCGTGGTGGGGCGTCCCAATGCCGGGAAGTCCACACTCCTGAACGCCCTCGTGGGCGAACGCTTGGCGATCGTCACTCCCAAGGCCCAGACCACTCGACGCCGCATGACCGGAATCCTCACCTCCGGCGAGGTGCAGTGGATCTTCGTCGACACGCCCGGTCTGCTCACACCACGCACCCTCTTCGATCGATCCCTCCTGGAGGCGGCGCGCCTCTCGGTCCGCGATGCGGACGTGGTCCTGGCCCTCCTGGACGGTTCCGGAGAGTCTCCGGAAGACCTCGATCGACTCCGCGACGCCCTGATCGACTGTGGCAGGCCCATCGTAGCTGCCGTGTCCAAGGGGGACGTGGCGGATCCCGCCACGGTGCGCCAGCTGACGCGCTGGGCCGAGCAGACGCTCGCACCCCAGGCCGTGCACGTCGTCTCCGCGCCGCGTGCCGAAGGCCTGTCGGACCTGCTGGGCAGTCTCGCCTCCTGTCTCCCCGAGGGGCCCCATCTCTTTCCAGCAGACGAGCTGTCCTCCGAGTCGCTACGGGACCTCGTGGCCGAGCTGGTACGCGAGACGGTGCTCCAGCAATACCGGCAAGAGATCCCCTACGCGGTCGTATGCGCCGTCGAGGAGTTTCGCGAGTCGGAGACACCGGTCTACATCCAGGTGACGGTCTACGTGGAGCGGGACTCCCAGAAGCGGATTCTCATCGGAAGCAAGGGGGCCGGCATCCGCGAGCTGGGCATCGAGGCCCGGCGCAAGGTCGAGGACCTCATCGGTCGGCCGGTGTATCTGGATCTGTGGGTGAAGGTGCTCAAGGACTGGCGTAAGAAGGCGGAGCAACTCCAGCGCTTCGGCTTCGTGCTACCCGAGGGAGGAGCTCCATGAGGCGAAGCGGGGCTTGGGTGATCCTGGGAGCGATCAGCGCCCTCCTGCCTGCGATGGCGGCCGGGCAGGCAGCCGAAGGAGCGCCGTTCCTGCTCCTGCCGCTCGGCGCTCAGGCCGTAGGGTTGGGCCGGGCCATGACGGCGGTCCCAGGTCCCGAGTCAGCGTTCTGGAATCCCGCGGGCCTCGCCGAAGTGGACGGTGGCCACGTCCAGCTCTTCCGGGGCAACAACTTCGCGGTGGAGCAGTTTGGAGTGTCCCTTCTGGGACGGCAGGGCCGGCTCGGGACCTTCGGGCTCTCGTACGAGCTCACGGACGTGGGGGAAGGGGGGCTGACCAGCGAGACCGGAGAGCTGCTGGGGTCGATCACCGTCCGGAGCCACGTGGCCATCGCGAGCTTCGCAACCACTCTGATCGAGCGGCTGGACGCCGGCGTGAACCTCAAGGTCGCCCACTTCCGCCAGAGCTGTCGCGGGCAATGCCCGGAGGCGGGAGTCTCCTCCACCTCGGTCGCCCTGGACGCGGGCGTCCTGGCTCGGCCGAGCGAATCGACTCGCCTCGGCCTCATGGTCGCCCACTTGGGTCCGCGGGTGCAGTTCATCAACGCGGAACAAGCTGATCGCCTCCCAACCCGCCTCCGTGTCGCAGGGGCCTATGAGGTTCTACGGCATTGGGAAGAGGCCGATGCCTTCAGACTCTGGGTGAACCTGGAAGTGGAGGATCGCTGGCATGACTTCGGGGATCCGTCCGTCTACCTGGGGTCCGAACTCACGGTAGGGGCCGAGGAAGCGCTGCTGGTCCGAGCCGGGTACGTCTTTCGCGACCTCGACCAGCGAAAGGGAGCCGCGCTGGGCCTCGGTCTGCGCTACGATCGTTTCAACGTCGGAATCGCCCGCTCGTTGGCGGCCGCCGAGTTGAGCCCCGACACGGAGCCCGTCTACGTCACGCTGGGCATTGGCTTCTAGGTCGGCGCTCCGCGTCCTCGCGTTGAGCGCGGGACTGTGGGGACTACCCCTGGCAGCCCAGGAGCCCCTTCGGGCCCTCTCCGCCGGCCCGCTGGATGCGCAGCCGGCCCCGGAGCGCACCATCCGACCCCTCTGGGCTTCCACCAGCTCGGCTGCCGTTCCGGGTCTCGGGCAGTGGGCCCTGGGCCAACGCCGCTCCTGGATCTACCTGGGGGCGGAGGTGGCCACCTGGTGGCTCTTTCTGGATGCCCGCAGCCGCGGCCGCCAGGGTCGACGCGACTACCGGGACCTCGCCTGGGAGGTCGCACGGGGCGCCTCGACTCCTCGCACGGACGGGGACTTCGACTACTACGAGCGCATGAGCAAGTTCGTGCGCTCGGGTGCGTTCGACCGGGACCCCTCGACTCCGGGAATCCAGCCGGAGGCGGACGTGGGCACCTACAACGGCAGCGTGTGGGTGCTCGCGCAGGGCATCTTCCTGGGCCCCGGGACACCGGATCCCGCTTCGCCCGGCTACCAGCGAGCGCTGGAGTATTACGCCGAGCGCGCCTACGGGGACGCGTTTGTGTGGGATTGGACCGATCGGAGCGCGGAGCAGGAGCGATTCCGGAGCTTGATCCGCCGAAGTGACGACGCCTTTCGCACCGCATCCACGGCTGTGGGCCTCGTTCTGACCAACCACCTCATCTCCAGTGTGGACGCGCTGCTCTCGGCGCGCCTTCCTGGGATGGAGGTTCGGGGCAGCCTGGTTCCTGGTTTCCGGACCGGCACCCGGGCCTTGCAGTGGGGGGTGTACTGGAGTCTGCCATGAGCCACGACCTTCAGGCAGAACGGATCCAGCGGGTGCTGCGAGAATCCCGGCGAGGCCCGATGAAGCCACGCGACATCGCGCGGACGCTGGGCGTACGCTCCGAAGAGTACCCCTCCTTCCGGCGCCAACTCCGCGACCTCGAACTCCAGGGCCTGGTCTACAAGGTCAGGGGGAAGCGATACGCCGTGCCCGCCTCCATCGACCTGGTGGTCGGGACCCTGGAGGTGACCCGGCGCGGACACGGCTTCCTGGTCACTGGTGAGGGCCGGGACGACATCCTGGTGCCGGAAGAGGCCCTCGAGACGGCCATGGACGGCGACCGCGCTGCGGTGCGCATCGAGGGGCGCTCCCGGGGCCGCCGCTACGGGCGCGTGGTGCGCATCCTGGAACGGGCTCACCCCACCGTGGTGGGAGCCTACCAGGCGCACCGGCGCTTCGGAACACTGCGGCCGGCGGACCGGGCGCTCCCGCGCGATATCCTGATCCCGGAAGGGGAAGCAGGCGCCGCCCGCGACGGCGACCTGGTGCGCGTGGAGATCGTCTCCTACGGCTCCAGCCGGGCTGGCCCGGTCGGCCGGGTCCTCGAGGTCCTGGGCCAGGAAGGCGAGCCCGGTGTCGACGTGCTGGCCATCATCCACTCGCACGGTCTGCCCGCTTCGCTTCCCCCCGGCCTGGGCGCGGCCGCCCGGGCCGCCGTGGAGGCTGCCGAACGGCGGCCCGAAGCGGATCGCCAAGACCGCACGGATCTCCACGTCGTCACCATCGATCCCGCCGACGCCCGTGACCATGACGACGCTCTCTCCGTTCAGGAGCTCGAGGGGGGGCTGGTGCGGGTGGGCGTCCACATCGCCGATGTCGCCCACTACGTCACTGCCGGCTCGGAGGTGGACCTCGAGGCGCTCCGGCGCGGAACCAGTGTCTACCTGGTGGATCGCGTCCTTCCCATGTTGCCCGAGGCCCTCTCGGCGGACGCCTGTTCCCTGGTCCCCGGGGAGCCGCGTCGGGTCGTCACGGTATACGTCGATTTCGATGCGAAGGGGGCCGTCGTGGGCCACCGCTTCGAGCGGTCCTGGATCCGGTCTCGCCACCGGCTTTCCTACGAGGAGGCCCAGGAATCGCTGACGGGAAGCCGCTCCCTGGACCCGGCGACCGATGCGGCCCTGCAGCGGCTCGATTGGCTGGCAGGAGTCTTGCGGCGCGCGCGTAAACTACGTGGTTCCATCGACTTCGACGTTCCGGAGGCTCGGGTGGTGCTGGAGGAGGGAGGCTCTCCCATCCAGATCGAGCGGCGGGCGCGCTTCGAGAGCCACCGACTCGTCGAGGACTTCATGCTGTTGGCCAACGAGACCATCGCGCGCGAAGGGTCCAGAAAGGGGTGGCCCCTGCTGTTCCGGGTTCACCACTCCCCGGATCCCGACCGACTGGACAAGCTGCGGGAGCTGCTGTCCGGCGTTGGCTATACCCTCCCGGAGCGGGTCTCTCCGGGTGCCCTCCAGAAGGTGCTCGAACGGGCAGAAGGACGGCCAGAGCAAGCATTGGTGGCGACCTCGGTCCTGAGGGCGATGATGCGGGCCCGCTATGCGTCCACGGACGATGGGCACTATGGATTGGCTGCGCAGCACTATGCCCACTTCACCTCTCCCATCCGGCGCTATCCAGACCTTCACGTCCACCGAGTACTGGCAGCCG is a window from the Gemmatimonadota bacterium genome containing:
- the era gene encoding GTPase Era, with translation MSKAGFVAVVGRPNAGKSTLLNALVGERLAIVTPKAQTTRRRMTGILTSGEVQWIFVDTPGLLTPRTLFDRSLLEAARLSVRDADVVLALLDGSGESPEDLDRLRDALIDCGRPIVAAVSKGDVADPATVRQLTRWAEQTLAPQAVHVVSAPRAEGLSDLLGSLASCLPEGPHLFPADELSSESLRDLVAELVRETVLQQYRQEIPYAVVCAVEEFRESETPVYIQVTVYVERDSQKRILIGSKGAGIRELGIEARRKVEDLIGRPVYLDLWVKVLKDWRKKAEQLQRFGFVLPEGGAP
- a CDS encoding PorV/PorQ family protein, whose translation is MRRSGAWVILGAISALLPAMAAGQAAEGAPFLLLPLGAQAVGLGRAMTAVPGPESAFWNPAGLAEVDGGHVQLFRGNNFAVEQFGVSLLGRQGRLGTFGLSYELTDVGEGGLTSETGELLGSITVRSHVAIASFATTLIERLDAGVNLKVAHFRQSCRGQCPEAGVSSTSVALDAGVLARPSESTRLGLMVAHLGPRVQFINAEQADRLPTRLRVAGAYEVLRHWEEADAFRLWVNLEVEDRWHDFGDPSVYLGSELTVGAEEALLVRAGYVFRDLDQRKGAALGLGLRYDRFNVGIARSLAAAELSPDTEPVYVTLGIGF
- the rnr gene encoding ribonuclease R translates to MSHDLQAERIQRVLRESRRGPMKPRDIARTLGVRSEEYPSFRRQLRDLELQGLVYKVRGKRYAVPASIDLVVGTLEVTRRGHGFLVTGEGRDDILVPEEALETAMDGDRAAVRIEGRSRGRRYGRVVRILERAHPTVVGAYQAHRRFGTLRPADRALPRDILIPEGEAGAARDGDLVRVEIVSYGSSRAGPVGRVLEVLGQEGEPGVDVLAIIHSHGLPASLPPGLGAAARAAVEAAERRPEADRQDRTDLHVVTIDPADARDHDDALSVQELEGGLVRVGVHIADVAHYVTAGSEVDLEALRRGTSVYLVDRVLPMLPEALSADACSLVPGEPRRVVTVYVDFDAKGAVVGHRFERSWIRSRHRLSYEEAQESLTGSRSLDPATDAALQRLDWLAGVLRRARKLRGSIDFDVPEARVVLEEGGSPIQIERRARFESHRLVEDFMLLANETIAREGSRKGWPLLFRVHHSPDPDRLDKLRELLSGVGYTLPERVSPGALQKVLERAEGRPEQALVATSVLRAMMRARYASTDDGHYGLAAQHYAHFTSPIRRYPDLHVHRVLAADLFGAERGAEAWTEEALASLAEHVSRRERVADEAERDSVELKKIEYMERHLGDDLTGRISSVVPFGFFVVPDDVFAEGLVHVSSLADDFYHFHERSLALVGERRGRIFRIGDPVTVRVARVDRSERRIDLVLAEDAAGGAYGAV